One genomic segment of Ignavibacteriota bacterium includes these proteins:
- a CDS encoding ornithine carbamoyltransferase has protein sequence MAFNLRNRNFLKLLDFTKEELNFLLELSKNLKAAKYGGYEEQKLKGKNIALIFEKSSTRTRCAFEVAAFDQGANVTYLGPSGSQIGHKESMKDTARVLGRMYDGIEYRGFGQSIVEELGKYAGVPVWNGLTDEFHPTQVLADFLTMLEHSNKPLSEISYCYLGDARNNMGNSLLVGGAIMGMDVRLCAPKENLPDKKLVDQCKEIAKKSGAKITLTSDVKVGVKGVDFLYTDVWVSMGEPKEVWEERIKLLKPYQINMKTLKATGNPNVKFMHCLPAFHNRETKMGEEIFQKFGLDGMEVTEDVFESEHSIVFDEAENRLHTIKAIMVATLGS, from the coding sequence ATGGCATTTAATTTAAGAAACAGAAACTTTTTAAAACTTTTGGATTTTACAAAGGAAGAGTTAAACTTTTTATTAGAACTTTCAAAAAATTTAAAGGCAGCAAAGTATGGCGGATATGAAGAACAAAAATTAAAAGGGAAAAACATCGCTTTAATTTTTGAGAAATCATCTACAAGAACAAGATGCGCATTTGAAGTTGCCGCATTTGATCAAGGTGCAAATGTAACTTATTTGGGTCCAAGCGGCTCGCAGATTGGTCACAAAGAATCTATGAAAGATACCGCAAGAGTTTTGGGAAGAATGTATGATGGAATTGAATATCGAGGATTTGGACAAAGCATTGTTGAAGAATTGGGAAAATATGCTGGTGTTCCGGTTTGGAATGGATTAACTGATGAATTTCACCCGACTCAAGTTCTTGCAGATTTTTTAACGATGTTAGAACATTCAAACAAACCGCTTTCGGAAATTTCTTATTGTTATTTGGGCGATGCAAGAAATAATATGGGGAATTCGCTTTTGGTCGGCGGAGCAATTATGGGAATGGATGTAAGACTTTGTGCACCAAAAGAAAATTTACCCGATAAAAAACTTGTCGATCAATGCAAAGAAATTGCAAAAAAATCCGGAGCTAAAATTACTTTAACAAGTGATGTTAAAGTTGGAGTTAAGGGAGTTGATTTTCTTTATACAGATGTTTGGGTTTCAATGGGTGAACCGAAAGAAGTTTGGGAAGAAAGAATTAAACTTCTCAAACCATATCAAATAAATATGAAAACATTAAAAGCAACCGGAAATCCAAATGTAAAATTTATGCATTGTCTTCCGGCATTTCATAATAGAGAAACAAAAATGGGCGAAGAAATTTTTCAAAAATTTGGATTAGACGGAATGGAAGTTACAGAGGATGTTTTTGAATCGGAACACTCAATTGTTTTTGATGAAGCAGAAAACAGACTTCACACAATTAAAGCAATTATGGTAGCAACTTTAGGATCATAA
- the ggt gene encoding gamma-glutamyltransferase yields the protein MVVSASSYASEVGLEILKKGGNAIDASVAVGFALAVTYPYAGNIGGGGFMVLHLKDGKNTSIDFREKAPKSAHKNMYLDIAGNFKPELSQEGITSVGIPGSVAGLIYALENYGTLSLEEVIQPAIDLAKNGFTLDESDANSFKYHLDEFKKYPSSYKIFSKNGEPYLEGELFTQIDLANTLEKIKQNGVDGFYSGEVADLFIDQVRKMNGYITHEDLKNYKPIERIPIEGSYRDHKIISMGPPSSGGIAIVELLNILENFSFQKDEWNSSSYINKLVETMKYVYADRTYHLGDEDFYPVPKEKLTSKEYAKSIFEKLKTFAVPSENITTQIPTEINESTETTHYSVYDKDGNAVSVTTTINSGFGSKIIVEGAGFLLNNEMDDFSSKSGEPNQFGLLGGKANSIEPEKRMLSAMSPTIVLKNNKPFIITGSPGGSTIITVVLQVILNVIDFGMNIQEAVNAPRIHHQWMPDIIYLEEFAISKDVKLNLENMGYKFGDRNNTFRVLGSAQSILIENEKIYGAADPRRGGLAIGY from the coding sequence ATGGTTGTTTCGGCAAGTTCGTATGCATCCGAAGTTGGCTTAGAAATTTTGAAAAAAGGCGGAAACGCAATTGATGCTTCTGTAGCGGTTGGATTTGCACTTGCGGTTACTTATCCTTATGCAGGAAATATTGGGGGCGGCGGTTTTATGGTTTTACATTTAAAAGATGGAAAAAACACTTCGATAGATTTTAGAGAAAAAGCTCCAAAATCAGCACATAAAAATATGTATTTGGATATAGCTGGTAATTTCAAGCCGGAATTAAGTCAAGAAGGAATAACTTCTGTCGGCATTCCCGGAAGTGTTGCTGGGTTAATTTATGCTTTAGAAAATTATGGAACTTTAAGTTTGGAAGAAGTAATTCAACCCGCAATTGATTTAGCAAAAAACGGATTTACGTTAGATGAATCCGATGCGAATTCTTTTAAATATCATTTGGATGAATTTAAAAAATATCCGTCATCGTATAAAATATTTTCTAAAAACGGTGAACCATATTTGGAAGGTGAACTTTTCACCCAAATAGATTTAGCAAATACTTTAGAAAAAATTAAGCAAAATGGTGTTGATGGATTTTATTCCGGAGAAGTTGCGGATCTATTTATTGATCAAGTTAGAAAAATGAATGGATATATTACTCACGAAGATCTTAAAAATTATAAACCGATTGAAAGAATTCCAATTGAAGGAAGTTACAGAGATCATAAAATAATTTCAATGGGGCCGCCAAGCTCCGGCGGAATTGCCATTGTTGAACTTCTAAATATTTTGGAAAATTTTTCGTTCCAAAAAGATGAATGGAACAGCAGTTCTTACATAAATAAACTTGTTGAAACTATGAAGTATGTTTATGCGGATAGAACTTATCATCTTGGTGATGAAGATTTTTATCCGGTTCCGAAAGAGAAATTAACTTCCAAAGAATATGCTAAAAGTATTTTTGAAAAATTGAAAACATTTGCGGTTCCATCAGAAAATATTACTACGCAAATTCCAACAGAAATTAATGAAAGTACAGAAACAACACATTATTCTGTTTATGATAAAGATGGAAATGCGGTGAGTGTTACTACAACAATTAACTCCGGATTTGGCTCAAAAATTATTGTAGAGGGTGCGGGATTTTTACTAAATAATGAAATGGATGATTTCAGTTCTAAATCCGGAGAACCAAACCAGTTCGGACTTTTAGGCGGAAAGGCAAATTCTATTGAGCCGGAAAAAAGAATGCTGAGTGCGATGAGTCCAACAATTGTTTTAAAAAATAACAAACCTTTTATAATCACCGGTTCGCCCGGAGGCTCAACAATAATTACAGTTGTTCTTCAAGTAATTTTAAACGTAATTGATTTTGGAATGAATATTCAAGAAGCGGTAAATGCGCCACGAATTCATCATCAATGGATGCCGGATATAATTTATCTTGAAGAATTTGCAATAAGCAAAGATGTAAAATTGAATTTAGAAAATATGGGTTACAAATTTGGCGATAGAAATAATACTTTTAGAGTTCTTGGTTCAGCTCAATCTATCTTAATTGAAAATGAAAAAATTTACGGAGCCGCTGATCCGCGCCGCGGCGGCTTGGCAATTGGATATTAG
- a CDS encoding 3'-5' exonuclease: MIFNFFKNKTSKEYPEFWKNYISLFEEKQKYKIPISQADFVIIDVESTGLDFKKDKILSIGGVKIKNNQIDVSNTFEIYLEQDEFNPDAALVHGILKKSNSEKISEQDGIIKFLKFIKNDIIVGHSIYFDISIINETIKRNGGNKLLNKSIDTINLYKRIKGEDYKIDSSVSLDTLSEEFKITKSDRHNAAGDAIITAILFMKLISKLKKRGVTDLESLLKNKRTLF, encoded by the coding sequence ATGATTTTTAATTTCTTTAAAAATAAAACTTCAAAAGAATATCCGGAATTCTGGAAAAACTATATTTCACTTTTCGAAGAAAAACAGAAATATAAAATCCCAATTTCTCAAGCTGACTTTGTAATTATTGATGTTGAATCAACCGGATTGGATTTTAAGAAAGATAAAATTTTATCAATCGGCGGAGTGAAAATAAAAAATAATCAAATTGATGTTTCAAACACTTTTGAAATTTATTTAGAGCAAGATGAGTTTAATCCCGATGCAGCTTTGGTTCACGGAATATTAAAGAAAAGTAATTCAGAAAAAATATCTGAGCAAGATGGAATTATTAAATTTTTAAAATTTATTAAAAACGATATAATTGTTGGACACAGCATTTATTTTGATATTTCAATTATTAACGAAACAATAAAACGAAACGGTGGAAATAAACTTTTAAATAAATCTATTGACACAATTAATCTTTATAAAAGAATAAAAGGTGAAGATTACAAAATTGATAGTTCCGTTTCTTTAGATACACTTTCCGAAGAATTTAAAATTACAAAAAGCGATAGACACAATGCCGCCGGTGACGCAATAATAACCGCAATTTTATTTATGAAATTAATTTCTAAATTGAAGAAAAGAGGTGTTACTGACTTAGAAAGTTTATTAAAAAATAAGAGAACTTTATTTTGA
- a CDS encoding DUF4212 domain-containing protein: protein MSQKNLKEYWQKNIRIVLILLSVWFLVSYVLSIFIVDVLNSFSIGGAKLGFWFAQQGSIYVFIVLIFYYVQYMNKLDKKYDVHE, encoded by the coding sequence ATGTCTCAAAAAAACTTAAAAGAGTATTGGCAGAAAAATATTAGAATTGTATTGATTCTATTAAGTGTATGGTTTTTAGTTTCTTATGTATTAAGCATTTTCATTGTTGATGTTTTAAACAGTTTCAGTATCGGCGGAGCTAAACTTGGCTTCTGGTTTGCCCAGCAAGGATCTATTTATGTATTTATTGTTTTAATTTTTTATTACGTGCAGTATATGAATAAGCTTGATAAAAAATATGATGTGCATGAATAA
- a CDS encoding cation acetate symporter: MSVQIWTFIIVGLSFAIYIGIAFWSRAGSTKDFYVAGRGVHPIVNGMATAADWMSAASFISMAGLISFMGYDGSVYLMGWTGGYVLLALLLAPYLRKFGKFTVPDFIGDRYYSNIARTVAIIAAIVVSFTYVAGQMRGVGVVFARFLEVPINTGVYIGMAIVFIYAVIGGMKGITYTQVAQYCVLIFAYMVPAIFISLTLTGNVIPQFGLLGTESSSGTFLLQKLDMLQRDLGFHEYTTGTKPMIDVFAITFALMVGTAGLPHVIVRFFTVPKVSDARKSAGWALLFIAILYTTAPAIAAFARTNLINTVSEKNYTEMPQWFKSWEGTGLIKFEDKNSDGKIQYVANKDANELNIDADIMVLANPEIANLPPWVIALVAAGGLAAALSTAAGLLLVISTSISHDLIKKQLKPSITEKQELMWARIGAVFAVIVAGYFGINPPGFVAATVALAFGFAAASFFPAIILGIFDKRMNKEGAITGMVVGLILMFFYMSVYKLGWFVEAIPPASEWWFDISPEGFGTVAMFVNLIISLVVSRLTSPPPIEVQQIVEDIRIPRGAGSAQSH; encoded by the coding sequence ATGAGTGTTCAAATATGGACTTTTATTATTGTTGGATTATCTTTTGCAATTTATATTGGAATTGCATTTTGGTCGAGAGCCGGCTCTACAAAAGATTTTTACGTTGCTGGAAGAGGTGTTCATCCAATTGTGAACGGAATGGCAACGGCGGCAGATTGGATGTCGGCCGCTTCATTTATTTCAATGGCTGGTTTAATTTCATTTATGGGTTATGATGGTTCGGTTTATCTTATGGGCTGGACCGGAGGATACGTTCTTCTCGCATTATTGCTTGCACCATATTTAAGAAAATTTGGAAAGTTTACAGTCCCGGATTTTATTGGTGATAGATATTATTCAAATATTGCAAGAACAGTTGCAATTATTGCAGCAATTGTGGTTTCCTTTACTTATGTGGCCGGACAAATGCGCGGAGTTGGTGTTGTATTTGCAAGATTTTTGGAAGTTCCAATAAACACCGGTGTTTACATTGGAATGGCAATAGTTTTCATTTATGCCGTAATTGGAGGAATGAAGGGAATTACATATACGCAAGTTGCACAATATTGTGTATTAATTTTTGCTTACATGGTTCCGGCAATTTTTATTTCTTTAACCTTAACCGGAAATGTAATACCGCAATTTGGTTTACTCGGAACAGAAAGTTCATCCGGTACTTTTCTTCTGCAAAAATTAGATATGCTCCAACGGGATTTGGGTTTTCATGAATATACAACCGGTACAAAACCAATGATAGATGTTTTTGCAATAACATTTGCACTTATGGTTGGTACTGCCGGATTGCCGCATGTAATTGTTAGATTTTTTACTGTGCCGAAAGTATCAGATGCAAGAAAATCAGCCGGCTGGGCACTTTTATTTATTGCAATTCTTTATACAACAGCTCCGGCAATTGCTGCATTTGCCAGAACAAATTTAATAAATACCGTAAGTGAAAAAAATTATACCGAAATGCCGCAATGGTTTAAAAGCTGGGAAGGAACCGGATTAATAAAATTTGAAGATAAAAACAGTGACGGTAAAATTCAATACGTTGCAAATAAAGATGCAAATGAATTAAATATCGATGCGGATATTATGGTACTTGCAAATCCCGAAATTGCAAATCTTCCGCCATGGGTAATTGCACTTGTTGCAGCCGGAGGTTTAGCCGCAGCTTTATCCACAGCCGCCGGATTGCTTTTGGTAATTTCAACATCAATTTCACATGATCTGATTAAAAAACAATTAAAGCCAAGTATAACTGAAAAACAAGAATTAATGTGGGCAAGAATTGGAGCCGTATTTGCAGTTATTGTTGCCGGATATTTTGGTATAAATCCTCCCGGATTTGTTGCCGCAACAGTTGCATTGGCATTTGGTTTTGCTGCCGCATCATTTTTCCCAGCAATAATTTTGGGAATTTTCGATAAAAGAATGAATAAAGAAGGAGCAATTACGGGAATGGTTGTAGGATTAATTTTAATGTTCTTTTACATGTCGGTTTATAAATTAGGATGGTTTGTTGAAGCAATTCCTCCGGCAAGCGAATGGTGGTTTGATATTTCTCCCGAAGGTTTTGGAACCGTTGCAATGTTTGTAAATTTAATTATTTCCCTTGTGGTTTCCAGATTAACATCTCCTCCGCCAATTGAAGTTCAGCAAATTGTTGAAGATATTAGAATTCCGCGCGGTGCTGGTTCTGCACAGAGTCATTAA